In the genome of Carnobacterium viridans, one region contains:
- a CDS encoding SDR family NAD(P)-dependent oxidoreductase, translating to MKMQMTGLTALVTGSTKGIGKAIALELASEGVNVIINGRGKVDVDTVIAEIQTKFPTTNPQSAVYDLSQEKEINQLMEKFPQVDLLINSLGIFKPTDYYEINDEEWLRFFKMNVLISNTLAKQYLPHMLKLNFGRIVFIASEEALMPSGEMAHYSMTKTMQLSLAKTLAIQTKGTQVTVNTVLPGPTLTEGVSGMLEGFYGKENISFEEQERRFMAEHRSASLIQRFIPAEELGRLVTFVCSPLASSFSGSVIRADGGMVPTIF from the coding sequence ATGAAAATGCAAATGACTGGGTTAACCGCTCTTGTAACCGGCTCAACTAAGGGGATTGGAAAAGCCATTGCTCTAGAGTTAGCCAGTGAAGGCGTAAATGTAATTATTAACGGACGTGGTAAGGTAGATGTTGATACAGTGATTGCTGAAATTCAAACAAAATTTCCTACTACCAACCCTCAAAGCGCAGTTTACGATTTAAGTCAGGAAAAAGAAATCAATCAATTGATGGAGAAATTTCCGCAAGTAGATCTGTTAATTAATAGTTTAGGTATTTTTAAACCAACGGACTATTATGAGATTAATGATGAAGAGTGGCTACGTTTTTTCAAAATGAATGTCCTAATCAGCAACACCTTAGCGAAACAGTATTTACCGCATATGCTTAAGCTTAATTTTGGACGGATTGTTTTTATTGCTAGTGAAGAAGCGTTAATGCCTTCTGGGGAAATGGCTCACTATAGTATGACTAAAACCATGCAGCTTTCTCTAGCTAAAACTTTAGCTATCCAAACCAAAGGAACACAGGTTACAGTCAACACTGTTTTACCTGGGCCAACCTTAACTGAAGGGGTTAGCGGGATGCTAGAAGGATTTTACGGAAAGGAAAACATAAGCTTTGAAGAACAAGAACGTCGCTTCATGGCGGAACACCGTAGCGCTTCTTTGATCCAACGATTTATTCCAGCAGAAGAGTTAGGTCGCTTAGTTACCTTTGTTTGTAGTCCTCTAGCAAGTAGTTTTAGCGGTTCGGTTATTCGAGCAGATGGTGGAATGGTACCCACTATCTTTTAG
- a CDS encoding winged helix-turn-helix transcriptional regulator yields the protein MRNKVVACPVETTLLLINDRWKVMILRELLDGTKRFGELRKAIGTVSAKVLTSHLRSMEEDGLVDREIFAEVPPRVEYTLTELGNSLKPILDAMKDWGTNYQEMVTVEVEQPKV from the coding sequence ATGCGTAACAAAGTTGTAGCTTGTCCAGTAGAGACGACATTATTGTTGATAAATGATCGCTGGAAAGTAATGATATTAAGAGAGCTGTTAGATGGGACTAAACGATTTGGTGAATTAAGAAAAGCTATTGGAACGGTTTCGGCAAAAGTTTTGACGTCACATTTACGGTCTATGGAAGAAGATGGATTGGTGGATCGTGAAATTTTTGCAGAAGTCCCTCCACGTGTGGAATATACATTGACGGAATTAGGCAATAGTTTAAAACCAATTTTAGATGCGATGAAGGATTGGGGCACAAACTATCAAGAAATGGTTACGGTTGAAGTTGAACAGCCAAAAGTGTAA
- a CDS encoding winged helix-turn-helix transcriptional regulator: MKPTIVYGIGVEATIEVIGGKWKPIILCHLKHDTRRPSELKRLMPTITQKMLTQQLRELEDSGVIDRTVYEQVPPKVEYSLSTYGRSLEPVLELLCTWGEEHIDRRKTQFNENIILEHTEL, translated from the coding sequence ATGAAACCAACAATTGTTTACGGTATTGGGGTTGAAGCTACCATTGAAGTAATTGGCGGAAAATGGAAGCCGATTATTCTGTGTCACTTAAAGCATGACACCAGACGGCCTTCTGAATTAAAACGTCTTATGCCCACAATTACTCAAAAAATGTTAACTCAACAATTACGTGAGTTAGAGGATTCCGGAGTGATTGATCGCACCGTTTATGAACAAGTACCACCTAAAGTCGAATATTCTTTAAGCACTTATGGCCGCTCTTTAGAACCCGTTTTAGAATTGTTATGTACTTGGGGCGAAGAGCATATTGATCGCCGGAAAACACAATTTAATGAGAACATTATTTTAGAACATACTGAACTTTAA
- a CDS encoding DUF6608 family protein, translating into MKLFLKGFIRGAIPFIFMLVMSVWELIQGSSSDARTFLINGLIIMFLGIASVIYEINRWNFSKQIIVHYITMLLTVFPILLLSGYYPLSSFDDVLNVFLLFNKVGLMLFFATFIIAKVRREFRKRN; encoded by the coding sequence ATGAAACTATTTTTAAAAGGATTCATTAGAGGAGCAATTCCATTTATTTTTATGTTGGTCATGTCAGTGTGGGAGCTTATTCAAGGTTCATCTAGTGATGCGAGGACATTCTTAATAAACGGGCTTATAATTATGTTTTTGGGAATAGCGAGCGTCATCTATGAAATCAACCGCTGGAATTTCTCCAAACAAATCATAGTTCACTACATAACAATGTTGCTTACGGTATTCCCCATTCTTTTGCTAAGCGGTTATTATCCGTTGAGCTCTTTTGATGATGTACTAAATGTATTTTTACTTTTTAACAAAGTTGGCCTTATGCTTTTTTTTGCAACATTTATAATTGCCAAAGTGCGTAGAGAGTTTAGAAAACGAAATTGA
- a CDS encoding Gfo/Idh/MocA family protein, whose product MKLAIIGSGMIVNDFLTMVCDVPGIQLEAIVGTDRSMDKMKLLKNEYGIRQVSTNYSDCLNNQNIDTVYIALPNHLHFSFAKQALLSKKNVICEKPFTLNLSEMKELRELALANKVMLLEAITNQYLTNYKKIKEAINTIGAIKIIECNYSQYSSRYDAFKKGDILPAFNPKMGGGALMDINIYNIHFVTGLFGEPQIVNYLANVENGIDTSGILSLDYGDKKVVCIGAKDSTAPIRTIIQGEKGAIIIEGPTSTIDRFTVIDHQNKSEIVDSKVHTHRMYEEFIEFERIIRESDVETMIKHLDHSEIVMSIVDKGLETAGITLG is encoded by the coding sequence ATGAAACTTGCAATTATAGGTTCTGGAATGATAGTAAATGATTTTTTAACTATGGTCTGTGATGTTCCAGGGATTCAATTAGAGGCAATTGTGGGAACGGATAGAAGCATGGATAAAATGAAGCTTTTAAAAAATGAATATGGTATTCGTCAAGTCTCAACTAATTATTCTGATTGTTTAAACAATCAGAATATCGATACCGTTTATATTGCGTTGCCTAATCATTTGCATTTTTCTTTTGCTAAACAAGCCCTACTGAGTAAAAAAAATGTTATTTGTGAGAAACCCTTTACCTTAAACTTATCAGAAATGAAAGAGCTGAGAGAACTAGCTTTAGCAAACAAAGTCATGTTGTTAGAAGCTATAACCAATCAATATTTAACCAATTATAAAAAAATAAAAGAAGCCATCAATACTATTGGAGCTATTAAAATTATTGAATGTAATTATTCTCAATATTCATCAAGGTATGATGCCTTCAAAAAAGGAGATATATTACCAGCTTTCAATCCCAAAATGGGCGGGGGAGCTTTAATGGATATTAATATTTACAACATTCATTTTGTAACGGGTCTTTTTGGGGAGCCCCAAATAGTAAACTATTTGGCAAATGTTGAAAATGGAATTGATACTTCTGGCATCTTAAGTCTTGATTACGGGGATAAAAAAGTAGTCTGTATAGGTGCTAAAGATTCTACAGCTCCGATACGAACCATTATCCAAGGCGAAAAAGGAGCTATTATTATTGAAGGACCTACAAGCACCATCGACCGTTTTACTGTAATCGATCATCAAAATAAGAGCGAAATCGTTGATTCTAAAGTGCATACGCACCGGATGTACGAAGAATTCATTGAATTTGAAAGAATCATAAGAGAATCTGACGTTGAAACTATGATAAAACACCTTGATCACAGTGAAATAGTTATGTCCATTGTAGATAAAGGATTAGAAACTGCAGGTATAACATTAGGCTAA
- a CDS encoding MurR/RpiR family transcriptional regulator gives MQVLNKLKDQTNFTNTEMRIADYIIQNITTIPTIYIEDLAKLTYTSHSTIIRLCKKIGYDGFRSFKDAISGVVYSQMHLPSEVDANFPFKQEDLTMDIAKNMANLTIDTIKKTLNQLDEDLLQSVAEILFNSKHIFLFSRGDSQVRARSFQNKLVKINRFAIISEEYADEAWNASNLTPKDCALFLSYSGTSPQYKRMLQHFSNKNIPTILITGNTESDLIKLAANTIVVVQEEYDFVKVGTFASQVAFQYVLDTLYSILYAKEYRSNLEKLKEKQSLIQNGILSEEL, from the coding sequence GTGCAAGTATTGAATAAGTTGAAAGATCAAACGAACTTTACAAATACAGAAATGAGAATTGCTGACTATATCATTCAAAATATCACCACGATTCCTACGATATATATTGAGGATTTAGCAAAATTAACATACACTTCTCACTCAACAATTATCCGTCTCTGTAAAAAAATTGGGTATGATGGATTTAGAAGTTTTAAGGACGCTATTTCAGGTGTAGTTTATAGCCAAATGCATTTACCTAGTGAAGTGGATGCTAACTTTCCTTTTAAACAAGAAGATTTAACCATGGATATAGCTAAGAATATGGCAAATTTAACGATTGATACGATAAAAAAAACGTTAAATCAATTAGATGAAGATTTACTACAGTCAGTGGCAGAAATCCTTTTCAACTCTAAGCATATTTTTCTGTTTTCTCGTGGTGATTCACAAGTACGAGCGAGAAGTTTTCAAAATAAATTAGTAAAGATTAATAGATTTGCTATTATTTCTGAAGAATATGCAGATGAGGCATGGAATGCTTCTAACCTTACTCCAAAAGATTGTGCTTTATTTCTATCTTATAGTGGAACTAGTCCACAATATAAGCGTATGCTACAACATTTTTCTAACAAAAATATTCCAACCATTTTGATAACAGGAAATACAGAATCTGATTTGATTAAATTAGCTGCCAACACGATAGTAGTAGTCCAGGAAGAATATGATTTTGTAAAAGTTGGAACTTTTGCATCACAAGTTGCCTTTCAGTATGTATTAGACACATTATATTCTATTTTATATGCAAAAGAATATAGAAGTAATTTGGAGAAATTAAAAGAAAAACAGTCACTCATTCAAAATGGAATTTTGTCAGAAGAGCTATGA
- a CDS encoding Nramp family divalent metal transporter, giving the protein MDKNEKNRNKGWIRKIDSISLEEVNNSVKIPPANASFLRKLLAFMGPGALVAVGYVDPGNWATSIEGGSEFGYTLLSVILIASLIATLMQEMAARLGIATSMDLAQATSASVGKKLSFFLWILTEVAIIATDIAEVIGSAIALKLLFNIPILLGVTITTLDVLLLLLLQKRSFRIIESVVIILMATIFIIFAYEILLSNPNVTDLVQGYIPSSDIVTNPSILFVGLGILGATVMPHNLYLHSSIIQTRSYERTEKGKKEAVNFARIDSIFSLTIAFLINSMILILGASAFYGNGQVVSGIEDAYALLAPTIGASIASTLFAIALLASGQNSTITGTLSGQIVMEGFIHLRVKPWVRRIITRLLAVIPVFIVTIIAGENGTTNLLIFSQVILSMQLPFALVPLVLFTSDKHKMGSFVNSTWVKLVAWTATVIIICLNVYLVVYTLIGL; this is encoded by the coding sequence ATGGACAAAAATGAAAAAAATAGGAATAAAGGCTGGATAAGGAAAATAGATTCTATCAGCTTGGAAGAAGTAAATAATTCAGTAAAAATCCCACCAGCAAATGCTTCTTTTCTAAGAAAGTTGCTTGCTTTTATGGGTCCAGGCGCATTAGTGGCTGTTGGGTATGTTGATCCGGGTAATTGGGCGACATCTATAGAGGGTGGATCTGAATTTGGCTATACCTTATTAAGTGTCATATTGATTGCTAGTTTAATTGCAACCTTAATGCAAGAAATGGCTGCGCGATTAGGAATCGCCACAAGTATGGACTTAGCTCAAGCAACTAGTGCTTCTGTCGGAAAAAAATTATCTTTTTTCTTATGGATTTTAACAGAAGTTGCCATTATCGCTACCGATATTGCTGAGGTTATTGGATCTGCTATCGCTCTAAAACTATTGTTCAACATTCCCATCCTTTTAGGTGTAACAATCACAACATTAGATGTGCTCTTGTTGCTTTTATTGCAGAAACGCAGTTTTCGTATTATTGAAAGTGTCGTTATTATCTTAATGGCTACGATTTTTATCATTTTTGCATATGAAATTTTATTATCCAATCCAAATGTCACAGACTTAGTTCAAGGTTATATTCCTAGTTCAGATATTGTTACAAACCCTTCGATCCTATTTGTAGGTTTAGGAATTTTAGGTGCCACAGTTATGCCCCATAATCTATATCTGCATTCTTCAATTATTCAAACGAGAAGCTATGAACGTACAGAAAAAGGAAAAAAAGAAGCGGTAAACTTTGCTCGAATCGATTCTATCTTTTCTTTAACCATTGCTTTTTTGATTAATTCGATGATTTTAATTTTAGGTGCGTCAGCTTTTTACGGCAACGGACAAGTTGTCAGTGGAATAGAAGATGCTTATGCTTTACTTGCACCAACTATTGGCGCATCTATAGCGAGTACCTTATTTGCAATTGCTCTACTAGCTTCTGGCCAAAACTCAACCATCACCGGAACATTAAGCGGTCAGATCGTTATGGAAGGCTTTATTCATTTAAGAGTTAAGCCATGGGTACGCCGAATCATCACAAGATTACTAGCTGTAATTCCAGTATTTATTGTGACCATTATTGCCGGAGAAAATGGAACTACCAATCTTTTAATATTCAGTCAGGTTATTTTAAGTATGCAACTCCCCTTTGCACTTGTTCCACTGGTTTTATTCACCAGTGATAAACATAAAATGGGAAGTTTCGTAAACTCAACTTGGGTCAAACTAGTGGCCTGGACAGCTACTGTTATTATTATTTGTTTAAACGTTTATTTAGTAGTCTATACATTGATTGGCCTATAA
- a CDS encoding GyrI-like domain-containing protein, which translates to MAEIKLTEHYSATNIPEIVHTEAVNYLSILGKGAPGSTEFYRKKALVADISKKLDQQINVPVIEVQYWYAKGAKPANIADFYTANPLSLLEYRIMTKTSQLLTKEEIEEIITASSSSNKKSSDILEPFSIPAQTVIQVMHHGPFSDELRTLADLERNAEQNGVRRSGSHLEIHLDSFTAKTPQDTLRTILRDPVRKV; encoded by the coding sequence ATGGCAGAGATTAAATTGACTGAACACTATTCGGCAACAAATATTCCAGAGATCGTCCATACAGAAGCTGTTAACTATTTATCGATTCTTGGAAAAGGGGCTCCAGGAAGCACTGAGTTTTATCGAAAGAAAGCTTTAGTTGCAGATATATCAAAAAAATTGGATCAACAAATAAATGTGCCAGTTATAGAAGTTCAATATTGGTATGCAAAAGGTGCTAAACCAGCTAACATTGCGGATTTCTATACTGCTAACCCCTTGTCGTTGCTAGAATACCGGATCATGACGAAAACGTCTCAACTTTTAACAAAAGAAGAAATTGAAGAGATTATTACTGCTAGTTCTAGTTCAAATAAAAAGTCTTCTGATATTCTTGAACCTTTTTCAATCCCAGCCCAAACAGTCATTCAGGTTATGCACCATGGACCTTTTTCTGATGAACTTAGAACGCTTGCTGATTTAGAAAGGAATGCTGAACAAAATGGTGTACGACGTAGTGGTTCTCATCTTGAGATTCACCTAGACTCATTTACAGCAAAAACTCCTCAAGATACTCTACGTACAATTCTTCGTGATCCTGTTCGGAAGGTATGA
- a CDS encoding Gfo/Idh/MocA family oxidoreductase — MLTMAYIGNGKSTNRYHLPFSLKTENVKVKTIYSRHENSSWDKVPGVHYTTNLEDIWNDPEIQLVAICLPSSLHFEFAKLSLENGKNTLVEKPFTETAEEARELFELAKSKNLLVQCYQNRRYDSDFLTAQKIIESGMIGELLEVEMHYDYFRPEVPENSTEFSASSSYLYGHGCHTIDQVLSYFGDPDSIHYDVRQLLGPNRMNDYFDLDFYYSKIKVSVKSSYFRIKPRPSFVLYGKKGMFIKQEKDRQEEHLKLFYMPTNPDFGIDTPEHYGTVTYIDADGLYHEEKVISEIGDYSHVYEGLYESIINGKDKTVKDEETIRQLEILEEGIQSIKY, encoded by the coding sequence ATGTTAACAATGGCTTATATTGGTAACGGAAAAAGTACGAATCGCTATCATTTACCTTTTTCATTAAAAACAGAGAACGTTAAAGTGAAGACAATCTATTCTCGTCATGAAAATAGTTCATGGGATAAGGTTCCTGGAGTCCACTATACAACAAATTTAGAAGATATTTGGAATGATCCAGAAATTCAATTAGTGGCAATCTGCCTTCCAAGTTCATTACATTTTGAATTTGCAAAATTATCACTAGAAAACGGAAAAAATACACTAGTTGAAAAGCCATTTACCGAAACTGCTGAAGAAGCAAGAGAACTATTTGAGTTAGCAAAATCAAAAAATTTACTCGTTCAATGCTACCAAAACAGACGTTACGATTCAGATTTTCTGACAGCTCAAAAAATTATTGAAAGTGGCATGATAGGTGAATTACTAGAAGTTGAAATGCATTATGATTATTTTAGACCAGAAGTTCCAGAAAACAGCACAGAATTTTCAGCCTCTTCAAGTTATTTATATGGCCATGGGTGCCATACAATCGATCAAGTTCTTTCCTATTTTGGAGATCCAGATTCTATTCATTATGATGTAAGGCAATTATTGGGTCCTAATCGTATGAATGATTATTTTGACTTAGACTTTTACTATTCAAAAATAAAAGTTTCTGTTAAATCAAGTTATTTCAGAATAAAACCACGACCAAGTTTTGTTCTATATGGTAAAAAAGGTATGTTTATCAAGCAAGAAAAAGATAGGCAGGAAGAACATCTAAAATTATTCTATATGCCAACTAATCCTGATTTTGGTATAGATACCCCAGAACATTACGGTACTGTAACTTATATAGATGCTGATGGTTTATATCATGAAGAAAAAGTCATTTCAGAAATTGGAGATTACAGTCATGTTTATGAAGGTTTATATGAGTCTATTATAAATGGAAAAGATAAAACAGTGAAAGATGAAGAAACGATTCGTCAACTAGAAATACTTGAAGAAGGGATTCAAAGTATTAAATACTAA
- a CDS encoding MazG-like protein — protein sequence MDINELVQRSDEIREQYHRIEQATQGEKWTIEQDTLAFLTDAGLLSRLIMDKTGSWPTGENNEKLLAHKIGENIWWLTILANQANINVEQALDTFLTETKTNLSN from the coding sequence ATGGATATTAATGAATTAGTGCAACGTTCAGATGAGATTAGAGAACAGTATCACCGAATTGAGCAAGCAACCCAAGGGGAAAAATGGACGATAGAACAGGACACATTAGCATTTTTGACTGACGCTGGTTTATTAAGTAGGTTAATCATGGACAAAACAGGCAGCTGGCCGACTGGGGAGAATAACGAAAAATTATTAGCACATAAAATTGGGGAAAATATTTGGTGGCTTACAATTCTTGCCAATCAAGCGAACATCAATGTTGAACAAGCATTAGATACTTTTCTAACGGAAACCAAAACTAATTTATCAAATTAA
- a CDS encoding SDR family oxidoreductase: MKYLLTGATGELGTHALHYLKEQVELNEIVVLARTEEKAAMLREHGVEVRIGDFGDYASLIEAFNGIDRLLFVSSQPGAVVSRGEQHKNVVNAAKKTGISFIAYTSFPKGAESKSPLAQDHILTEQLISKSNISHTFLRNNWYIENEKDTLNAAAAGHPFTYSAGEGKTGWALKREYAEAAINVLTGQAATPEVLELSGNPITYVELAEALKIASGSAFKVVKMNDSDYQTALTNNGVPEAVVGFILMIQNDIRNGELDVMSDDFEQTLGKPLTPLVDALKEFLQK, translated from the coding sequence ATGAAGTACTTATTAACAGGCGCAACAGGAGAACTAGGCACTCATGCCTTACATTATTTAAAAGAACAAGTTGAGTTAAATGAAATTGTGGTATTAGCACGAACAGAAGAAAAAGCTGCTATGCTGCGTGAACATGGAGTTGAGGTTCGTATTGGTGATTTTGGCGACTATGCAAGTTTGATTGAGGCATTCAACGGCATCGATCGTTTATTATTTGTTTCCTCACAACCTGGTGCAGTAGTTTCACGTGGTGAGCAGCACAAAAATGTTGTAAATGCTGCTAAAAAGACTGGCATTTCATTTATTGCTTATACAAGTTTCCCTAAAGGTGCTGAATCCAAAAGTCCTTTAGCTCAAGACCATATTTTAACGGAACAATTAATTTCTAAATCCAACATTTCCCACACTTTTTTACGCAACAACTGGTATATAGAAAACGAAAAGGACACACTAAATGCTGCAGCAGCAGGCCATCCTTTCACGTATTCTGCTGGAGAAGGCAAAACGGGTTGGGCGTTAAAACGTGAATATGCCGAAGCTGCCATCAATGTCTTAACTGGACAAGCAGCAACACCAGAAGTACTTGAATTATCAGGCAATCCTATTACTTATGTAGAATTAGCAGAGGCTCTTAAAATTGCTAGTGGCTCAGCATTTAAGGTCGTTAAAATGAATGATAGTGATTATCAAACTGCATTAACCAATAATGGCGTTCCTGAGGCAGTTGTCGGCTTCATCTTAATGATTCAGAATGATATTCGTAATGGAGAATTGGATGTTATGTCAGATGATTTTGAACAAACGTTAGGCAAACCATTGACACCGCTAGTTGATGCTTTAAAAGAGTTCTTACAAAAATAA
- a CDS encoding helix-turn-helix transcriptional regulator, with the protein MKSNRLFQMVYLLMSNEKMPAKLLADRLEVSVRTVYRYIDNLSEAGIPIYTSQGRNGGISLLPQFRMNSTLVSEDEQINILSSLQSLVGVGQSDQETLDKLSAVFQKEPISWIEIDPSNWSNSQEQKSTLALIKQAIFQSELLTFNYLNAKNEYLSRKVYPNQVIFKDKAWYLKGYSIERKDWRLFKLTRMHKTAIVSAESKSQRTVAPIMVQQEDKKITDSISLTLKINAKMSYRIFEEFTQEQISKIDDNYYLVNCLTNDGEWLDSYLLSFGKYLQVLAPTIIQNRLKKELKSMLDYY; encoded by the coding sequence ATGAAATCAAACCGCTTATTTCAAATGGTCTATTTGTTAATGAGTAATGAAAAAATGCCAGCAAAATTATTAGCCGATAGATTAGAAGTTTCAGTAAGAACAGTTTATCGCTATATTGATAATTTATCAGAAGCAGGTATCCCGATTTATACTAGTCAGGGGAGAAATGGCGGGATTTCTTTGTTGCCACAATTTAGAATGAATAGTACCTTGGTTTCAGAAGATGAGCAGATAAATATATTATCTTCATTGCAAAGTTTAGTAGGAGTTGGTCAAAGTGATCAAGAAACGTTGGACAAACTATCCGCAGTCTTCCAAAAAGAGCCAATCTCTTGGATTGAAATTGATCCTTCAAATTGGAGTAACAGTCAGGAACAAAAGTCGACATTAGCATTGATAAAACAAGCCATTTTTCAATCTGAACTGCTTACTTTTAACTATTTGAATGCTAAAAATGAATATCTATCAAGAAAAGTCTACCCTAACCAAGTTATATTTAAAGATAAGGCATGGTATTTGAAGGGGTACTCCATTGAAAGAAAAGATTGGCGATTATTTAAGTTAACTAGAATGCATAAGACTGCTATAGTTTCTGCAGAATCCAAGTCCCAACGAACTGTTGCTCCCATAATGGTGCAACAGGAGGATAAAAAAATAACTGATTCAATATCCTTAACTTTGAAAATCAACGCTAAAATGAGTTATCGTATATTTGAAGAATTTACTCAAGAACAAATCAGCAAAATTGATGACAACTATTATCTTGTCAATTGTTTAACCAATGATGGCGAGTGGTTAGATAGTTACTTGCTTTCGTTTGGTAAATATTTACAAGTGTTGGCGCCAACTATAATTCAAAATCGATTAAAAAAAGAATTAAAAAGTATGCTTGATTATTATTAA
- a CDS encoding DUF1398 family protein, which produces MSLNKQEIEKAVYAEKNAGGFAQLMQEFKTLGIKRYDYLVAEGLYRYFDEESSVDLPLNGKPKKVAEQSSPEAIKIAVQRAQSGEFDFETFCELAGKAGVPFWTSDLVLKQVVYYDTNHKALLVEPIPGL; this is translated from the coding sequence ATGAGTTTAAACAAACAAGAGATTGAAAAAGCTGTATATGCAGAAAAAAATGCAGGTGGATTTGCTCAATTGATGCAGGAATTCAAAACGTTAGGCATTAAACGTTACGATTACCTAGTTGCTGAAGGACTGTACCGTTATTTTGATGAAGAAAGTTCAGTCGATTTGCCTTTAAATGGGAAACCGAAAAAAGTTGCTGAACAAAGTAGTCCTGAAGCTATCAAAATAGCTGTACAAAGAGCGCAATCTGGGGAGTTTGATTTTGAAACTTTTTGTGAGTTAGCTGGAAAAGCTGGTGTTCCTTTTTGGACGAGTGATTTAGTGTTGAAGCAAGTGGTTTATTATGACACGAATCATAAAGCTTTGTTAGTTGAACCGATTCCTGGATTATAA
- a CDS encoding DUF2087 domain-containing protein: MRYHYIEQGKESVVTNFMKNNKVTKVPEKEKKKYILLAEFITRFEQGKIYTEKEINAELLKVYPTGEYVEQRRYLITFNFFKRSSDGNQYWLNI; this comes from the coding sequence ATGAGGTATCACTACATAGAACAGGGAAAAGAAAGCGTAGTCACGAACTTTATGAAAAACAACAAAGTGACTAAAGTGCCAGAGAAAGAAAAAAAGAAATATATTTTATTAGCGGAATTTATTACAAGATTCGAACAAGGTAAAATTTATACGGAAAAAGAAATAAATGCGGAGTTACTTAAAGTGTATCCAACAGGAGAGTATGTTGAACAGAGAAGATATTTAATCACCTTTAATTTTTTCAAAAGAAGCAGCGATGGTAATCAGTATTGGTTAAATATATAA
- a CDS encoding aldo/keto reductase: MKTQEIITLNNGVEMPTLGLGVFRVEDYKELVEAIKTAIVAGYRSIDTASIYGNEEAVGEGIRQGIAAAGISREDLFITSKIWNEDMRSEKVIEAYQTSLDKIGVDYLDLYLIHWPVAEHYVAAWQEMEKLYAAKKVRSIGVSNFQVHHLEELTKHSTVTPVINQVEYHPLLTQGELKDYLTKKNIQMEAWSPLMNGEILQNDLILALSQKYGKSAAQIILRWDLQNGVITIPKSTNADRLLENRAVFDFALTEEEVASITALNQNRRIGPDPDNFEF, translated from the coding sequence ATGAAAACGCAAGAAATTATTACTTTGAATAATGGAGTTGAGATGCCGACTTTAGGCTTAGGCGTTTTTCGGGTGGAAGATTATAAAGAATTAGTTGAGGCAATTAAAACGGCTATTGTTGCAGGTTACAGAAGCATTGATACGGCAAGTATTTATGGCAATGAAGAAGCAGTAGGCGAAGGGATTCGTCAAGGGATTGCTGCAGCGGGGATTAGTCGTGAAGATTTATTTATCACTTCTAAAATTTGGAATGAAGATATGCGTAGTGAAAAAGTAATAGAAGCTTATCAAACAAGTTTAGATAAAATAGGCGTGGATTATTTGGATTTATATCTGATTCATTGGCCAGTTGCAGAACATTATGTTGCTGCTTGGCAAGAAATGGAAAAACTTTATGCCGCTAAAAAGGTTCGGAGTATCGGGGTAAGTAATTTTCAAGTTCATCATTTAGAGGAATTGACGAAACACAGTACTGTAACCCCGGTTATTAATCAAGTGGAATACCATCCCTTGTTAACTCAAGGAGAACTAAAGGATTATTTAACAAAAAAAAATATTCAAATGGAAGCTTGGTCTCCGTTGATGAATGGAGAAATTTTGCAAAATGATTTAATTTTAGCGTTAAGTCAAAAATATGGGAAGTCAGCTGCCCAAATTATTTTACGTTGGGATTTACAAAATGGCGTTATTACAATTCCTAAATCAACCAATGCAGATCGGTTACTTGAAAATAGAGCTGTTTTTGACTTTGCATTAACTGAAGAAGAAGTCGCAAGTATTACAGCATTAAATCAAAACCGTCGAATTGGTCCAGATCCAGACAATTTTGAATTTTAG